The proteins below are encoded in one region of Amycolatopsis magusensis:
- a CDS encoding LysR family transcriptional regulator: protein MELRQLEYFIAVAEESHFTRAARRLHVAQSGLSATIRALEKELGAPLFRRSTRQVRLTGAGEALLVEARRTVAAAGAGRAAVAAVQGLVRGSLALGSLQCLHSLHLPALLHDFVTAYPGVDVRLQHGGSTELIEHVRTGRLDLAFVAKPARCPDELRMTPLGTEALVLACAPDHPLAGRASVGLTELAADRFVDFHPGWGTRDLADAVLAEAGVHRKVPLEVTDVHSLLELVSFGLGVALVPENFSHKTGEARFIPLSGEVPAWETVSVTTEAPSAATAALCERIGDHSA from the coding sequence ATGGAACTGCGGCAGCTCGAGTACTTCATCGCGGTCGCCGAGGAGTCGCATTTCACCCGGGCCGCGCGGCGCCTGCACGTGGCGCAGTCCGGGCTGTCGGCCACCATCCGGGCGCTGGAGAAGGAACTCGGCGCGCCGCTGTTCCGCCGCAGCACCCGCCAGGTGCGCCTGACCGGCGCGGGGGAGGCGCTGCTGGTCGAGGCGCGGCGCACGGTGGCCGCGGCCGGTGCCGGACGGGCGGCCGTGGCCGCGGTCCAGGGGCTCGTCCGCGGCAGCCTCGCCCTCGGTTCGCTGCAGTGCCTGCACTCGCTGCACCTGCCCGCCCTGCTCCACGACTTCGTCACCGCGTACCCCGGTGTGGACGTCCGGCTGCAGCACGGTGGGTCGACCGAGCTGATCGAGCACGTGCGGACCGGGCGGCTCGACCTCGCCTTCGTCGCGAAACCGGCGCGCTGCCCGGACGAACTCCGGATGACCCCGCTCGGCACCGAAGCGCTGGTGCTCGCCTGCGCCCCGGACCACCCGCTGGCCGGGCGCGCCTCGGTCGGGCTCACCGAGCTGGCGGCGGATCGCTTCGTCGACTTCCACCCCGGCTGGGGCACGCGGGACCTCGCGGACGCCGTCCTCGCGGAGGCCGGGGTGCACCGGAAGGTCCCGCTCGAGGTCACCGACGTGCATTCGCTGCTGGAACTGGTCAGCTTCGGCCTCGGGGTGGCGCTGGTACCGGAGAATTTCTCGCACAAGACCGGCGAGGCGCGGTTCATCCCGCTGTCCGGCGAGGTCCCGGCCTGGGAGACGGTTTCGGTGACCACGGAAGCGCCGAGCGCGGCCACGGCCGCCCTCTGCGAGCGGATCGGGGACCATTCGGCCTGA
- a CDS encoding aldo/keto reductase, with protein sequence MQTRRIGELEVSAIGLGGMPMSVQGRPPEDRSVATIHAALDAGVTLIDTADAYHLDASDPGHNESLIARALASYPGDTSAVLVATKGGHTRPADGSWALDGSPAHLKRAAEASLKRLGTDALGLYQFHRPDPAVPYAESVGALADLLDEGKIRYAGISNANPEQIRQANEILGGRLAAVQNEFSPAFRSSEPELELCSDLGIAFLPWSPLGGIAKASELGSRFAPFAEVARAHEVSPQQVTLAWMLAKSPVVIPIPGSSRPETIRSSAAAVHLELSAGELAALDASR encoded by the coding sequence ATGCAGACGCGCCGCATCGGGGAGCTCGAGGTCAGCGCCATCGGACTCGGCGGCATGCCGATGTCGGTCCAGGGCAGGCCGCCGGAGGACCGCTCGGTGGCCACCATCCACGCCGCGCTCGACGCCGGGGTGACGCTGATCGACACCGCGGACGCCTACCACCTGGACGCGAGCGATCCCGGGCACAACGAGTCACTGATCGCCCGCGCGCTGGCGAGTTACCCGGGTGACACCTCCGCGGTGCTGGTCGCCACCAAGGGCGGGCACACCCGGCCCGCCGACGGGAGCTGGGCGCTCGACGGGTCACCGGCGCACCTCAAGCGCGCCGCGGAGGCCTCGCTCAAACGGCTCGGCACCGACGCGCTCGGGCTGTACCAGTTCCACCGGCCGGATCCGGCGGTCCCGTACGCCGAGTCCGTCGGTGCGCTGGCCGATCTGCTCGACGAGGGCAAGATCCGCTACGCCGGCATCTCGAACGCGAACCCGGAGCAGATCCGGCAGGCGAACGAAATCCTCGGCGGACGGCTCGCCGCCGTGCAGAACGAGTTCTCGCCCGCCTTCCGGTCCAGCGAGCCGGAACTCGAGCTGTGCAGCGACCTCGGCATCGCGTTCCTGCCGTGGAGCCCGCTCGGCGGCATCGCCAAGGCGAGCGAACTGGGCTCGCGCTTCGCGCCGTTCGCCGAGGTGGCCCGGGCGCACGAGGTGAGCCCGCAGCAGGTGACACTGGCGTGGATGCTGGCGAAGTCGCCGGTGGTCATCCCGATCCCCGGCTCCTCGCGGCCGGAGACCATCAGGAGTTCGGCAGCGGCGGTCCACCTGGAGCTGTCGGCCGGGGAGTTGGCCGCGCTCGACGCGTCCCGCTGA
- a CDS encoding fumarylacetoacetate hydrolase family protein yields the protein MRFATYEHHGREWTAVLDEDDRLHPLDAASLIDVLDELPAAGAAALAGEPGPHVSEVRLLAPLHPPSIRDFVTFEEHVEGMRGGAGVPGQWYAAPTFYFGNPHSVLGPHDDVPMPPGSARFDFELEVAAVVGRAGRDLTPEQAAAHLAGYTIFNDWSARDLQTAEMTVGLGPCKGKDTALSLGPWLVTPDELAGYREDDGRLRLALTAEVNGEVVGSDLLSNMSWTFEEMLAYASRGTVVRPGDVLGSGTCGNGGCLAELWGRGGDRPPLRPGDTVRLTVEGIGQLSGTVVPGAEVRPLPPARVSGTRRARPTPRPTAPGGPPLPNS from the coding sequence ATGCGGTTCGCCACCTACGAACACCACGGTCGTGAATGGACCGCGGTGCTCGACGAAGACGATCGGCTGCACCCGCTCGACGCCGCGTCGCTGATCGACGTGCTGGACGAGCTGCCCGCGGCCGGTGCCGCGGCGCTGGCGGGCGAACCCGGGCCGCACGTGTCCGAGGTCCGCCTGCTCGCGCCGCTGCACCCACCGTCCATTCGCGACTTCGTCACCTTCGAAGAACACGTCGAAGGCATGCGCGGCGGGGCAGGGGTGCCCGGGCAGTGGTACGCCGCGCCGACGTTCTACTTCGGCAACCCGCATTCGGTGCTCGGCCCGCACGACGACGTGCCGATGCCCCCGGGGTCGGCGCGGTTCGACTTCGAACTGGAGGTCGCGGCCGTCGTCGGCCGTGCGGGCCGCGACCTGACCCCGGAGCAGGCGGCCGCGCACCTCGCGGGCTACACGATCTTCAACGACTGGTCCGCGCGGGACCTGCAGACCGCGGAGATGACCGTCGGGCTCGGGCCGTGCAAGGGCAAGGACACCGCGCTGAGCCTGGGCCCGTGGCTGGTCACCCCCGACGAGTTGGCGGGGTACCGCGAGGACGACGGCCGGTTGCGGCTGGCGCTGACCGCCGAGGTCAACGGCGAGGTCGTCGGCTCGGACCTGCTGTCGAACATGAGCTGGACCTTCGAGGAGATGCTCGCCTACGCCTCACGCGGCACGGTGGTGCGCCCCGGCGACGTGCTCGGCTCGGGCACCTGCGGCAACGGCGGGTGCCTCGCCGAACTGTGGGGCCGGGGCGGCGACCGGCCACCACTGCGCCCCGGCGACACCGTCCGCCTCACCGTCGAAGGCATCGGGCAGTTGAGCGGCACGGTGGTGCCGGGTGCCGAGGTGCGGCCGCTGCCACCCGCCAGGGTCAGCGGGACGCGTCGAGCGCGGCCAACTCCCCGGCCGACAGCTCCAGGTGGACCGCCGCTGCCGAACTCCTGA
- a CDS encoding VOC family protein, whose product MTPRRLLTHLRHVDLAVPDYDKQLEFYSGVWGLTEVAGDTGLSFLAAEGSPEQYVVRLRKAEEKRLDLVAFGAATREDVDALAERLIADDVKLISTPDELGTLGGGYGFRFFDVDGRTVEVSAEVDTREHRRIEEKEAIPVRLSHVVLNSPDLGKTRAWYEKHLAFALSDTLSSPHMGEVMHFMRVNPQHHSLALAKGPHTSLHHISFELRGIDEYMRGTGRLLRAGVHKVWGPGRHMAGDNTFSYFFDPHGNTLEYTTELELLDEDSWHPHVYDFSEPEVTDQWGTANPMSELVAKESFNDPDRGCFVAPPV is encoded by the coding sequence ATGACACCAAGGCGTCTGCTCACCCACCTCCGCCACGTCGACCTCGCCGTGCCGGACTACGACAAGCAACTGGAGTTCTACTCGGGTGTCTGGGGGCTGACCGAGGTCGCCGGGGACACCGGCCTGAGCTTCCTCGCCGCCGAAGGCTCGCCCGAGCAGTACGTGGTGCGGCTGCGCAAGGCCGAGGAGAAGCGGCTCGACCTGGTCGCGTTCGGCGCGGCCACGCGAGAGGACGTCGACGCGCTGGCCGAGCGGCTGATCGCGGACGACGTGAAGCTGATCAGCACCCCGGACGAGCTCGGCACCCTCGGTGGCGGCTACGGCTTCCGGTTCTTCGACGTGGACGGCCGCACGGTGGAGGTCTCGGCCGAGGTCGACACCCGCGAGCACCGGCGCATCGAGGAGAAGGAAGCCATCCCGGTCCGTCTTTCCCACGTGGTGCTCAACTCCCCGGACCTCGGCAAGACCCGCGCCTGGTACGAGAAGCACCTCGCGTTCGCGCTCTCGGACACCCTGAGCTCCCCGCACATGGGCGAGGTCATGCACTTCATGCGGGTCAACCCGCAGCACCACAGCCTGGCGCTGGCGAAGGGCCCGCACACCTCGCTGCACCACATCTCGTTCGAGCTGCGCGGGATCGACGAGTACATGCGCGGCACCGGCAGGCTGCTGCGCGCGGGCGTGCACAAGGTCTGGGGCCCGGGCAGGCACATGGCCGGGGACAACACCTTCTCCTACTTCTTCGACCCGCACGGCAACACCCTCGAGTACACCACCGAACTGGAACTGCTCGACGAGGACAGCTGGCACCCGCACGTCTACGACTTCTCCGAGCCCGAGGTGACCGACCAGTGGGGCACGGCCAACCCGATGAGCGAACTGGTGGCCAAGGAATCGTTCAACGACCCGGACCGCGGCTGCTTCGTCGCGCCGCCGGTGTGA
- a CDS encoding amidohydrolase family protein, translating into MTIPTVDVHAHVLLSEVDQLVEGLPGLAAARELDARRNGAEALAVNGGMIRERLPLLTEVVRRLAAMDTEGVDVQLVSPSPSHYHYWADAEVARAMCETANTAVAKHCAHAPARLTGLGLVPLQHPGLAVQMLDHALSEGLAGVEISSHAPGRELSDPAFEPFWELAAETGAILFLHPFGCTLDERLDRWYLSNSVGQPTENAVALSHLIFSGVLDRHPGLKLVAAHGGGYLPTHLGRADHAWRVRPDARGCAHEPSHYLRHLWFDSLVHDPHVLRELVRAAGADRVLLGSDFPFDMGTTDPLAALRAAGLTGPDFHAVRGGNAAALLNLSAKEPR; encoded by the coding sequence GTGACGATCCCGACCGTGGACGTCCACGCGCACGTCCTGCTGTCCGAAGTGGACCAGCTCGTCGAGGGGCTGCCGGGCCTGGCCGCCGCCCGCGAACTGGACGCCCGCCGCAACGGCGCCGAGGCGCTGGCGGTCAACGGCGGGATGATCCGCGAGCGGCTGCCCCTGCTGACCGAGGTGGTGCGACGACTCGCCGCGATGGACACCGAGGGCGTGGACGTGCAGTTGGTCAGCCCGTCGCCGTCGCACTACCACTACTGGGCCGACGCCGAGGTCGCCCGCGCGATGTGCGAGACAGCCAACACGGCCGTCGCCAAGCACTGCGCGCACGCCCCGGCCCGCCTGACCGGGCTCGGCCTGGTGCCGTTGCAGCACCCCGGACTGGCCGTCCAGATGCTCGACCACGCGCTGAGCGAAGGACTGGCCGGGGTGGAGATCTCCAGCCACGCCCCCGGCCGGGAACTCTCGGATCCCGCCTTCGAGCCGTTCTGGGAGCTGGCCGCGGAAACCGGCGCGATCCTGTTCCTGCACCCGTTCGGCTGCACGCTCGACGAGCGGCTGGATCGCTGGTACCTGTCCAACAGCGTCGGGCAGCCCACGGAGAACGCGGTGGCCCTGTCCCACCTGATCTTCTCCGGCGTGCTGGACCGCCACCCCGGGCTGAAGCTCGTCGCCGCGCACGGCGGCGGCTACCTGCCCACCCACCTCGGGCGGGCGGACCACGCCTGGCGCGTCCGCCCGGACGCGCGGGGCTGCGCGCACGAACCGAGCCACTACCTGCGGCACCTGTGGTTCGACTCGCTGGTGCACGACCCGCACGTGCTGCGCGAACTGGTCCGGGCCGCCGGCGCGGACCGGGTGCTGCTGGGCTCGGACTTCCCGTTCGACATGGGCACCACCGATCCGCTGGCCGCCCTGCGCGCGGCGGGACTGACCGGACCCGACTTCCACGCGGTGCGCGGTGGCAACGCCGCCGCCCTGCTCAACCTGTCCGCGAAGGAGCCACGATGA
- a CDS encoding FAD-dependent oxidoreductase, translating to MTRTVLVVGGGIAGNALTVLLRRAGFAVDLVELREDWNSTTGSGITLQGNALRVLRKVGVLDLVLRDGFAFDELSLLSPDGTVVAVQSSGRVGGDDLPATVGMQRPRLQQILIDAVRASGAFVRLGRTVTAFEQDTDSVRVTFDDGTTGRYDLVVGADGVQSGVRRLIGIDCLPEPTGMAIWRAPVPRPAGVEHTHMVYGGGCFIAGCCPTGEDTAYAYLVERNRDRSAVEPAAYHQEMRRLAESYGGPWPEIQRSLTDPALINYTWFERLLLDGPWHRGRVVLAGDAAHACPPTLAQGAAMSLEDVLVLTELLAAEEVWDDGLFTRYRDRRYPRVREIVDGSVQLGQWLLDGVRDADVPGLMGRTAAMLRELP from the coding sequence ATGACCCGCACCGTGCTCGTCGTCGGCGGTGGCATCGCCGGGAACGCCCTCACCGTCCTGCTGCGCCGGGCGGGGTTCGCCGTCGACCTGGTCGAGCTGCGCGAAGACTGGAACTCCACCACGGGTTCCGGGATCACCTTGCAGGGCAACGCGTTGCGGGTGCTGCGTAAGGTCGGCGTGCTCGACCTCGTGCTGCGCGACGGGTTCGCCTTCGACGAGCTGAGCCTGCTGAGCCCGGACGGCACGGTAGTGGCCGTCCAGTCGTCCGGGCGCGTCGGCGGCGACGACCTGCCCGCCACGGTCGGCATGCAGCGGCCCCGGCTGCAGCAGATCCTCATCGACGCCGTCCGCGCGTCCGGCGCCTTCGTCCGGCTCGGCCGGACCGTCACGGCGTTCGAGCAGGACACCGACAGCGTGCGGGTCACCTTCGACGACGGCACCACCGGCCGCTACGACCTGGTCGTGGGCGCGGACGGGGTGCAGTCGGGCGTGCGGCGGCTCATCGGCATCGACTGCCTCCCCGAGCCGACCGGCATGGCCATCTGGCGTGCGCCCGTGCCCCGCCCGGCGGGTGTCGAGCACACGCACATGGTCTACGGCGGCGGGTGCTTCATCGCCGGCTGCTGCCCGACCGGCGAGGACACCGCGTACGCCTACCTGGTCGAACGCAACCGCGACCGGTCGGCCGTCGAGCCCGCCGCCTACCACCAGGAGATGCGGCGCCTGGCCGAGAGCTACGGCGGCCCGTGGCCGGAGATCCAGCGCTCGCTCACCGATCCGGCGCTGATCAACTACACCTGGTTCGAACGGTTGCTTCTCGACGGCCCGTGGCACCGCGGCCGGGTGGTGCTGGCCGGTGACGCCGCGCACGCCTGCCCGCCGACCCTCGCGCAGGGTGCCGCGATGTCGCTGGAGGACGTGCTCGTGCTGACCGAACTGCTGGCGGCCGAGGAGGTCTGGGACGACGGCCTGTTCACCCGGTACCGCGACCGCCGCTACCCGCGCGTGCGCGAGATCGTCGACGGTTCCGTCCAATTGGGACAGTGGCTGCTCGACGGGGTGCGGGACGCCGACGTGCCCGGGCTGATGGGCCGCACCGCGGCGATGCTGCGGGAGCTGCCGTGA
- a CDS encoding cyclase family protein yields MRGRVNRADPEGAIAEAAKACSNWGRWGADDVLGTLNFLTEANRRAGAALIRRGASFSLSQRFDMNGPQKGWRRRTNPVHTMLDTGTDAAAGLQGFPHGIGGADDVIAMPLQCSTQWDGLGHIFDHGRAWNGRDAATTVTAEGDLITGIEHMAAHVAGRAVLLDVGRVVGDGELPDGFAITEAHLVATAEAHGVTVGRGDIVLVRTGQLTRARREGWGDYAGGPAPGLSFTTANWLHRTEIAAIATDTWGFEVRPNEFDHAFQPLHQVVIPHLGLLVGEMWDLDALAADCAADGVHECWLTAAPLPITGAVGSPVNPIAVK; encoded by the coding sequence GTGCGTGGCCGAGTGAACCGCGCCGATCCCGAAGGCGCGATCGCCGAAGCGGCCAAGGCCTGCTCGAACTGGGGCCGCTGGGGTGCGGACGACGTGCTGGGCACGCTGAACTTCCTCACCGAGGCCAACCGCCGCGCGGGCGCCGCGCTCATCCGCCGCGGGGCCAGTTTCTCGCTGTCGCAGCGGTTCGACATGAACGGGCCGCAGAAGGGCTGGCGGCGCCGGACCAATCCGGTGCACACCATGCTCGACACCGGCACGGACGCCGCCGCCGGGTTGCAGGGCTTCCCGCACGGCATCGGCGGCGCCGACGACGTGATCGCCATGCCCCTGCAGTGCTCGACCCAGTGGGACGGCCTCGGCCACATCTTCGACCACGGCCGGGCGTGGAACGGCCGGGACGCGGCCACCACGGTGACCGCCGAGGGCGACCTGATCACCGGCATCGAGCACATGGCCGCGCACGTCGCCGGGCGGGCGGTGCTGCTCGACGTCGGCCGTGTCGTCGGCGACGGCGAACTGCCGGACGGATTCGCCATCACCGAAGCGCACCTGGTCGCCACCGCCGAAGCCCACGGCGTCACGGTCGGCCGCGGGGACATCGTGCTGGTCCGCACGGGCCAGCTGACCCGCGCCCGGCGTGAGGGCTGGGGCGACTACGCCGGCGGGCCCGCGCCCGGGCTGTCGTTCACCACCGCGAATTGGCTGCACCGCACGGAGATCGCCGCGATCGCCACCGACACCTGGGGTTTCGAGGTCCGGCCCAACGAGTTCGACCACGCCTTCCAGCCGCTGCACCAGGTGGTCATCCCGCACCTCGGGCTGCTGGTGGGGGAGATGTGGGACCTCGACGCCCTGGCCGCGGACTGCGCCGCCGACGGGGTGCACGAGTGCTGGCTGACCGCCGCGCCGCTGCCGATCACCGGGGCCGTGGGCTCCCCGGTCAACCCCATCGCCGTCAAGTGA
- a CDS encoding fumarylacetoacetate hydrolase family protein, which translates to MATPASPAPFALGTFSAAGEPFPGLVVGDRVADLSQALDWRPATTLAVLDRWAGALPELRRIAEGTQGWAELEGLRVHAPIMPRQVFQSGANYRQHVIDLAVAHRPSDSEETEEQARARVAGMMDQRAREDQPYVFIGLPSAITGPQDDVVLPSWTTQPDWELELAAVIGRPAHRVSPEDALEHVAGYTIANDLTARDLVFRKDMREIGTDWLRAKNAPGFTPLGPYLVPAEFVADPGDLRLVLKLNGETMQDESTKDMIFDVARLVSCVSQTTTLLPGDLVLTGSPAGNGMHWGRLLRDGDVMESTITGLGTQRTRCVAE; encoded by the coding sequence ATGGCAACACCCGCGTCACCCGCCCCGTTCGCGCTCGGCACCTTCTCCGCCGCCGGGGAACCGTTCCCCGGCCTGGTGGTGGGCGACCGCGTGGCCGATCTGAGCCAGGCGCTGGACTGGCGGCCCGCCACCACGCTCGCGGTGCTCGACCGCTGGGCCGGGGCGCTGCCCGAACTGCGCCGGATCGCCGAAGGTACGCAGGGCTGGGCCGAGCTCGAAGGCCTGCGGGTGCACGCGCCGATCATGCCGCGGCAGGTGTTCCAGTCCGGCGCGAACTACCGCCAGCACGTGATCGACCTCGCGGTGGCCCACCGGCCGTCGGACTCCGAAGAGACCGAGGAGCAGGCCCGCGCGCGGGTGGCGGGGATGATGGACCAACGCGCCCGCGAGGACCAGCCGTACGTGTTCATCGGGCTGCCTTCGGCGATCACCGGTCCCCAGGACGACGTGGTGCTGCCGTCGTGGACCACGCAGCCGGACTGGGAACTGGAGCTCGCCGCCGTCATCGGCCGCCCGGCACACCGCGTGTCCCCGGAGGACGCGCTGGAGCACGTCGCCGGGTACACGATCGCCAACGACCTCACCGCGCGCGATCTGGTGTTCCGCAAGGACATGCGTGAGATCGGTACCGACTGGCTGCGGGCGAAGAACGCGCCCGGCTTCACGCCGCTCGGCCCGTACCTGGTGCCCGCCGAGTTCGTGGCCGATCCGGGTGACCTGCGGCTGGTCCTCAAGCTCAACGGCGAAACCATGCAGGACGAGTCCACAAAGGACATGATCTTCGACGTGGCCCGCCTGGTCTCCTGCGTTTCGCAGACCACCACGCTGCTGCCCGGCGACCTGGTGCTGACCGGTTCCCCGGCGGGCAACGGCATGCACTGGGGCCGGTTGCTGCGCGACGGTGATGTCATGGAGAGCACCATCACCGGCCTCGGGACCCAGCGGACCCGGTGCGTGGCCGAGTGA
- a CDS encoding OsmC family protein, with amino-acid sequence MTVEVQQPLNSVDLEAVGGLVAAVQADPAKAKTTWAAHVTWEGGFRSAAKVRGFDPTPSDEPPALGGGDSAANPVEQLLSALGNCLAVGYAANATVAGIQLDKLTVDVKGDVDLHVFLGLAEGHAGFDSITANVRIDSPASREELEALHQKVIRSSPVGHTLNNEVPVNVELA; translated from the coding sequence ATGACCGTGGAAGTGCAGCAGCCGCTCAACTCCGTCGACCTCGAAGCCGTCGGCGGCCTCGTCGCCGCGGTGCAGGCCGACCCCGCGAAGGCCAAGACCACCTGGGCCGCGCACGTGACCTGGGAGGGCGGGTTCCGCTCGGCGGCCAAGGTCCGCGGGTTCGACCCCACGCCGTCGGACGAGCCGCCCGCGCTCGGTGGTGGTGACAGCGCGGCCAACCCGGTCGAGCAACTGCTGAGCGCGCTGGGCAACTGCCTCGCCGTCGGTTACGCCGCCAACGCGACCGTCGCGGGCATCCAGCTCGACAAGCTCACCGTGGACGTCAAGGGCGACGTGGACCTGCACGTGTTCCTCGGTCTCGCCGAAGGGCACGCGGGCTTCGACTCGATCACCGCGAACGTCCGCATCGACTCGCCCGCCTCGCGGGAGGAGCTGGAAGCCTTGCACCAGAAGGTGATCCGCAGTTCGCCGGTCGGGCACACGCTGAACAACGAGGTGCCGGTGAACGTCGAACTCGCCTGA
- a CDS encoding TetR/AcrR family transcriptional regulator: MPVDERPPDRRVARSRAALFAAAVRLVTERGTTAVPITELAEAADLSRQAVYLHFANRDEVLVAAAADLARRELVGAGEGGGRSALLAAVGHFAGNREFYRAMLSGPCAFALTRALGDLLAPVNRHLLGTLVDVAPETLDDLAVFVTGGMGAIINAWLLDEAHPDPEEFADRLARLWRGLGLTAPADLLTR; encoded by the coding sequence ATGCCCGTCGACGAGCGCCCACCGGACCGCCGGGTGGCGCGCTCGCGCGCGGCGTTGTTCGCCGCGGCCGTGCGGCTGGTCACCGAACGCGGCACCACCGCCGTGCCGATCACCGAACTGGCCGAGGCGGCCGACCTCAGCAGGCAGGCGGTCTACCTGCACTTCGCCAACCGCGACGAGGTGCTGGTCGCGGCGGCGGCCGACCTGGCCCGCCGGGAACTGGTGGGTGCCGGTGAAGGTGGCGGCCGGTCCGCGTTGCTCGCGGCGGTCGGGCACTTCGCCGGGAACCGCGAGTTCTACCGCGCGATGCTGTCCGGCCCGTGTGCCTTCGCGCTCACCCGCGCGCTGGGCGACCTGCTCGCCCCGGTCAACCGGCACCTGCTCGGCACGCTGGTGGACGTCGCGCCGGAGACCCTGGACGACCTCGCCGTGTTCGTCACCGGTGGCATGGGCGCGATCATCAACGCCTGGCTGCTGGACGAGGCACACCCCGATCCCGAGGAGTTCGCCGATCGGCTCGCGCGGTTGTGGCGCGGCCTCGGCCTGACCGCCCCGGCCGACCTGCTCACGAGGTGA
- a CDS encoding DUF3237 domain-containing protein, producing MPDPTLTLIARLTVLIGEPVDAGPVPGGHRRIIPITGGTAEGPRIEGEVLPLGADWNLMRPDGVAEVSARYLVRTHDGVVLTIYNEGSLKFDGVPRGITTPRIEAPADGPYAWLNDAVLVGTLTPVVDGQRPIGVSLEFHHAD from the coding sequence ATGCCCGACCCCACCCTGACCCTCATCGCCCGCCTGACCGTGCTGATCGGTGAACCGGTCGACGCGGGCCCGGTGCCCGGCGGGCACCGGCGGATCATCCCGATCACCGGCGGCACCGCGGAAGGCCCGCGCATCGAAGGCGAAGTCCTGCCCCTGGGCGCGGACTGGAACCTGATGCGTCCCGACGGGGTCGCCGAAGTGTCCGCGCGCTACCTCGTGCGCACCCACGACGGTGTAGTGCTGACCATTTACAACGAAGGCAGCCTGAAGTTCGACGGCGTCCCGCGCGGGATCACCACGCCGCGCATCGAAGCCCCGGCGGACGGGCCCTACGCCTGGCTCAACGACGCCGTCCTGGTCGGCACCCTGACGCCGGTCGTCGACGGGCAGCGCCCGATCGGCGTCTCACTCGAGTTCCACCACGCGGACTGA
- a CDS encoding alpha/beta hydrolase fold domain-containing protein, whose product MSILSFPPVADFAARTFSKLANRRTPYRAVLPVRTEEIRVPTRHGEVAATLYHPPSADAPPAVHVNAHGGGYVTGLPAFDDALCRHLATHAGVVVVNTSYALAPRRRFPVPVEQIHDVLKWAASSDREWDGGRLTVGGQSAGGALAAGAARLAWETGGPALALQVLHYPPLDLVTQAKNKPSPLGRKAVIQPWMGEIFDTAYIPDRGERGHRLASPAWGTNADGLDGIAPAVVITAELDRLRAEAITYARKLDVAGALVRHHDVTGADHGYDMLGDAPGLAQQTYDLIAGHLRRAVSR is encoded by the coding sequence ATGTCGATCCTCTCCTTCCCACCGGTCGCCGACTTCGCCGCGCGCACTTTCTCGAAGCTCGCGAACCGCCGGACCCCGTACCGCGCCGTCCTTCCCGTGCGTACCGAGGAAATCCGGGTGCCCACGCGACACGGTGAAGTCGCCGCGACGCTCTACCACCCGCCGTCCGCCGACGCCCCGCCCGCGGTCCACGTCAACGCGCACGGCGGTGGGTACGTCACCGGGCTGCCCGCCTTCGACGACGCGCTGTGCCGCCACCTCGCCACGCACGCCGGTGTGGTGGTGGTCAACACCAGCTACGCGCTCGCCCCGCGACGCCGGTTCCCGGTGCCGGTGGAGCAGATCCACGACGTGCTGAAGTGGGCGGCGTCGAGCGATCGCGAGTGGGACGGCGGCAGGCTCACCGTCGGCGGGCAGAGCGCGGGCGGCGCGCTGGCCGCCGGAGCGGCGCGGCTGGCGTGGGAGACCGGCGGCCCGGCACTGGCCCTGCAGGTGCTGCACTACCCGCCGCTGGACCTGGTCACCCAGGCCAAAAATAAGCCTTCGCCGCTGGGCCGCAAGGCGGTCATCCAGCCGTGGATGGGCGAGATCTTCGACACCGCCTACATTCCCGACCGCGGCGAGCGCGGGCACCGGCTCGCCTCGCCCGCCTGGGGCACCAACGCCGACGGCCTCGACGGCATCGCCCCGGCGGTGGTGATCACCGCGGAACTGGACCGGCTGCGCGCGGAGGCCATCACCTACGCCCGCAAGCTCGACGTGGCCGGGGCGCTGGTGCGGCACCACGACGTCACCGGCGCGGACCACGGTTACGACATGCTCGGCGACGCTCCCGGCCTCGCGCAGCAGACCTACGACCTCATCGCCGGGCACCTGCGTCGCGCCGTTTCCCGTTAA